One window of the Staphylococcus equorum genome contains the following:
- a CDS encoding thymidine kinase: MYETYHSGWIECITGSMFSGKSEELIRRLRRGLYAKQKVVVFKPAIDDRYHKDKIVSHNGNAIEAINISTAAEILKHDLSDTDVIGIDEVQFFEEGVVNIVEQLAKKGHRVITAGLDMDFRGEPFEPIPHLLAVSEEVTKLQAVCAVCGASSSRTQRLIDGNPAKIDDPVILVGANESYEPRCRAHHIVAPSNNMKEEM, translated from the coding sequence ATGTATGAAACTTATCATTCCGGGTGGATTGAATGTATTACTGGAAGCATGTTTAGTGGTAAATCTGAAGAGTTAATTCGTCGATTAAGACGAGGCCTTTATGCTAAGCAAAAAGTAGTTGTATTTAAACCGGCTATAGATGACCGCTATCATAAAGATAAGATTGTTTCTCATAATGGCAACGCTATTGAAGCAATTAATATTTCAACAGCGGCTGAAATACTTAAGCACGATTTGTCAGATACAGATGTTATAGGTATCGATGAAGTGCAGTTTTTTGAAGAAGGTGTAGTTAATATTGTTGAACAATTAGCTAAAAAAGGCCATAGAGTCATTACAGCGGGACTAGATATGGATTTCCGAGGGGAACCGTTTGAACCTATACCACACCTACTAGCAGTAAGTGAAGAAGTGACTAAACTACAAGCTGTTTGTGCTGTTTGTGGTGCATCTTCAAGCCGCACACAAAGGTTGATTGATGGTAACCCAGCAAAAATAGATGATCCAGTTATATTAGTTGGTGCAAATGAAAGTTATGAACCAAGATGCAGAGCGCATCATATTGTTGCACCAAGTAATAATATGAAGGAGGAAATGTAG